One Cervus canadensis isolate Bull #8, Minnesota chromosome 1, ASM1932006v1, whole genome shotgun sequence genomic window carries:
- the PPP1R27 gene encoding protein phosphatase 1 regulatory subunit 27, translating to MPSRTARYARYSPRQRRRRLLADRSVHFPNDVLFLDHIRQGDLEQVGRFIRTRKVSLDTIYPSGLAALHEAVLSGNLECVKLLVKYGADIHQRDETGWTPLHIACSDGYPDIARYLISLGADREAANDDGDLPSDLIDPEFKDLVELFKGTKMD from the exons ATGCCCAGCAGAACAGCCCGCTATGCCCGCTACAGCCCAAGGCAGCGGCGCCGGAGGCTCCTGGCTGATCGCAGCGTGCACTTCCCGAATGACGTCCTGTTCTTGGACCACATCCGCCAGGGCGACCTGGAGCAGGTGGGGCGCTTCATCCGGACTCGGAAAGTCTCTCTCGACACCATCTACCCCTCAG GCCTGGCGGCCCTTCATGAAGCAGTGCTTTCTGGAAACCTCGAGTGTGTGAAGCTGCTAGTCAAATATGGGGCAGACATTCATCAGCGAGACGAGACAGGCTGGACACCCCTGCACATTGCCTGCAGCGACGGATACCCTGATATAGCCAG GTACCTCATTTCCCTGGGGGCAGACAGAGAAGCGGCGAACGACGATGGAGATCTGCCTTCAGACCTCATTGACCCGGAATTCAAAGACTTGGTGGAGCTATTCAAAGGGACTAAGATGGActga
- the P4HB gene encoding protein disulfide-isomerase, with translation MLRRALLCLALTTLFRADAGAPDEEDHVLVLHKGNFDEALAAHKYLLVEFYAPWCGHCKALAPEYAKAAGKLKAEGSEIRLAKVDATEESDLAQQYGVRGYPTIKFFKNGDTASPKEYTAGREADDIVNWLKKRTGPAASTLSDGAAAEALVESSEVAVIGFFKDVESDSAKQFLLAAEAIDDIPFGITSNSDVFSKYQLDKDGVVLFKKFDEGRNNFEGEVTKEKLLDFIKHNQLPLVIEFTEQTAPKIFGGEIKTHILLFLPKSVSDYEGKLSNFKKAAESFKGKILFIFIDSDHTDNQRILEFFGLKKEECPAVRLITLEEEMTKYKPESDELTAEKITEFCHHFLEGKIKPHLMSQELPDDWDKQPVKVLVGKNFEEVAFDEKKNVFVEFYAPWCGHCKQLAPIWDKLGETYKDHENIVIAKMDSTANEVEAVKVHSFPTLKFFPASADRTVIDYNGERTLDGFKKFLESGGQDGAGDDDDLEDLEEAEEPDLEEDDDQKAVKDEL, from the exons ATGCTGCGCCGCGCTCTGCTCTGCCTGGCTCTGACCACACTATTCCGCGCGGATGCCGGCGCCCCCGATGAGGAGGACCACGTTCTGGTGCTCCATAAGGGCAACTTCGACGAGGCGCTGGCGGCCCACAAGTACCTGCTGGTGGAGTTCT ACGCCCCATGGTGTGGCCACTGCAAGGCTCTGGCCCCAGAGTATGCCAAAGCAGCTGGGAAGCTGAAGGCAGAAGGTTCTGAGATCAGACTGGCCAAGGTGGATGCCACTGAAGAGTCTGACCTGGCCCAACAGTATGGTGTCCGAGGCTACCCTACCATCAAGTTCTTCAAGAATGGAGACACAGCTTCCCCCAAAGAGTACACAG CCGGCCGAGAAGCCGATGATATCGTGAACTGGCTGAAGAAGCGCACTGGCCCCGCCGCCAGCACGCTGTCCGACGGGGCTGCTGCAGAGGCCTTGGTGGAGTCCAGTGAGGTGGCTGTCATCGGCTTCTTCAAG GACGTGGAGTCGGACTCCGCAAAGCAGTTCTTGCTGGCAGCAGAGGCCATTGATGACATCCCCTTCGGGATCACATCTAACAGTGACGTGTTCTCCAAATACCAGCTGGACAAGGATGGGGTTGTCCTCTTTAAGAAG TTTGATGAAGGCCGGAACAACTTTGAGGGGGAGGTCACCAAGGAGAAGCTTCTGGACTTCATCAAGCACAACCAGTTGCCCCTGGTCATCGAGTTCACCGAGCAG acAGCCCCGAAGATCTTCGGAGGGGAAATCAAGACTCACATCCTGCTGTTCCTGCCAAAAAGCGTGTCTGACTATGAGGGCAAGCTGAGCAACTTCAAAAAAGCGGCTGAGAGCTTCAAGGGCAAG ATCCTGTTTATCTTCATCGACAGCGACCACACTGACAACCAGCGCATCCTGGAATTCTTCGGCCTGAAGAAAGAGGAGTGCCCGGCTGTGCGCCTCATCAcgctggaggaggagatgaccaAATACAAGCCAGAGTCAGATGAGCTGACAGCAGAGAAGATCACTGAGTTCTGCCACCACTTCCTGGAGGGCAAGATTAAG ccccacctgATGAGCCAGGAGCTGCCTGACGACTGGGACAAGCAGCCTGTCAAAGTGCTGGTCGGAAAGAACTTTGAAGAGGTCGCTTTTGATGAGAAGAAGAACGTCTTTGTAGAGTTCT ATGCCCCGTGGTGCGGTCACTGCAAGCAGCTGGCCCCCATCTGGGATAAGCTGGGAGAGACCTACAAGGACCACGAGAACATAGTCATTGCCAAGATGGACTCCACGGCCAACGAGGTGGAGGCAGTGAAAGTGCACAGCTTCCCCACGCTCAAGTTCTTCCCCGCCAGCGCTGACAGGACG GTCATTGACTACAATGGGGAGCGGACACTGGACGGTTTTAAGAAGTTCCTGGAGAGCGGTGGCCAGGATGGGGCCGGAGATGACGAC GATCTAGAAGATCTTGAAGAAGCAGAAGAACCTGATCTGGAGGAAGATGATGATCAAAAAGCTGTGAAAGATGAACTGTAA